A genomic stretch from Flavobacterium humidisoli includes:
- the rpoB gene encoding DNA-directed RNA polymerase subunit beta — MITNQTERLNFASTKNIPDYPDFLDVQVKSFKDFFQLETKSDERGNEGLYNTFMENFPITDTRNNFVLEFLDYFVDPPRYTIQECIERGLTYSVPLKARLKLYCTDPEHEDFETIVQDVYLGTIPYMTPSGTFVINGAERVVVSQLHRSPGVFFGQSFHANGTKLYSARVIPFKGSWIEFSTDINSVMYAYIDRKKKLPVTTLFRAIGFERDKDILEIFDLAEEIKVSKTGIKKYIGRRLAARVLNTWHEDFVDEDTGEVVSIERNEIILDRDTIIDKDNVEEIIDSNVKSILLHKEDNNQADYAIIHNTLQKDPTNSEKEAVEHIYRQLRNAEPPDEETARGIIDKLFFSDQRYNLGEVGRYRMNKKLDLDIPMDKQVLTKEDIITIVKYLIELINSKAEIDDIDHLSNRRVRTVGEQLSQQFGVGLARMARTIRERMNVRDNEVFTPIDLINAKTLSSVINSFFGTNQLSQFMDQTNPLAEITHKRRLSALGPGGLSRERAGFEVRDVHYTHYGRLCPIETPEGPNIGLISSLGVYAKVNGMGFIETPYRKVTDGVVDLESAPIYLSAEEEEGKMIAQANIEMDASGKITASNVIAREEGDFPVVEPSSVHYTDVAPNQIASISASLIPFLEHDDANRALMGSNMMRQAVPLIRPEAPIVGTGLERQVASDSRVLINAEGHGTVEYVDANIITIKYDRTEDERMVSFDADEKTYNLIKFRKTNQGTSINLKPIVRRGDRVVPGQVLSEGYATQNGELALGRNLKVAFMPWKGYNFEDAIVISEKVVRDDIFTSIHVDDYSLEVRDTKLGNEELTNDIPNVSEEATKDLDENGMIRIGAEVKPGDILIGKITPKGESDPTPEEKLLRAIFGDKAGDVKDASLKASPSLHGVVLDKKLFARAVKDKRKRTQDKDALGALEMEFETKFVELKDRLVEKLFLIVNGKTSQGVMNDLGEEVLPKGKKYTQKMLYAVEDFAHLSKGQWVADDATNKMVNDLIHNYKIKLNDLQGALRREKFTITVGDELPSGILKLAKIYIAKKRKLKVGDKMAGRHGNKGIVARIVRHEDMPFLEDGTPVDIVLNPLGVPSRMNIGQIYETVLGWAGMNLGRKFATPIFDGASLDEINALTDEANVPRFGHTYLYDGGTGERFAQKATVGVIYMLKLGHMVDDKMHARSIGPYSLITQQPLGGKAQFGGQRFGEMEVWALEAYGASSTLREILTVKSDDVIGRAKTYEAIVKGETMPEPGLPESFNVLMHELKGLGLDLRLEE; from the coding sequence ATGATAACAAATCAGACTGAAAGATTGAATTTTGCCTCTACAAAAAATATCCCTGATTATCCAGATTTCTTAGATGTTCAGGTTAAATCTTTTAAAGATTTCTTTCAATTAGAAACGAAATCTGACGAAAGAGGCAACGAAGGGTTATACAATACCTTCATGGAAAACTTCCCAATTACAGATACAAGAAATAACTTTGTATTGGAATTCCTAGATTATTTTGTTGATCCTCCACGTTATACAATTCAAGAATGTATAGAGAGAGGTCTTACGTATAGTGTGCCTTTAAAAGCTAGGTTAAAACTATACTGTACAGATCCAGAACACGAAGATTTTGAAACTATTGTACAAGATGTTTATCTTGGAACAATTCCTTACATGACTCCTAGTGGTACTTTTGTTATTAATGGTGCCGAGCGTGTTGTAGTATCTCAATTACACCGTTCTCCAGGGGTTTTCTTTGGACAGTCATTCCACGCAAATGGAACTAAACTTTATTCTGCGAGAGTAATTCCTTTTAAAGGATCTTGGATAGAATTCTCTACTGATATTAACAGCGTAATGTACGCTTATATCGATAGAAAGAAAAAATTACCTGTAACAACTTTATTCCGTGCTATTGGTTTCGAAAGAGATAAGGATATCCTTGAAATTTTCGACTTAGCAGAAGAAATTAAAGTTTCTAAAACAGGAATTAAGAAATATATTGGAAGAAGACTTGCTGCACGTGTTTTGAACACATGGCACGAGGATTTCGTAGATGAGGATACTGGAGAGGTAGTTTCTATCGAGCGTAACGAAATCATCCTTGATCGTGATACTATTATCGACAAAGATAATGTTGAAGAGATCATAGATTCTAACGTAAAATCTATTTTGTTGCACAAAGAGGATAACAACCAAGCAGATTATGCTATTATCCACAACACGTTACAAAAAGATCCAACAAACTCTGAAAAAGAAGCTGTAGAGCACATTTACCGTCAGTTGCGTAACGCTGAACCGCCTGATGAGGAAACTGCTCGTGGTATTATAGATAAATTGTTCTTCTCTGATCAACGTTATAACTTAGGTGAAGTTGGTCGTTACAGAATGAACAAAAAATTAGATTTAGATATTCCTATGGATAAGCAAGTGCTTACTAAAGAGGATATCATTACAATCGTTAAATATTTGATCGAGTTGATCAACTCTAAAGCAGAGATTGATGATATTGATCACTTGTCAAACCGTCGTGTGAGAACAGTTGGAGAACAATTGTCTCAACAATTCGGTGTTGGTTTAGCACGTATGGCTAGAACTATTCGTGAGAGAATGAACGTTAGAGATAATGAGGTGTTTACACCAATTGATTTGATTAATGCTAAAACATTATCATCAGTTATCAACTCTTTCTTTGGTACTAACCAGTTATCTCAATTTATGGACCAAACGAATCCATTAGCTGAGATTACACACAAAAGAAGACTTTCTGCACTTGGACCAGGTGGACTTTCGAGAGAGAGAGCTGGTTTCGAGGTTCGTGACGTTCACTATACTCACTATGGTCGTTTATGTCCGATTGAAACTCCTGAGGGACCAAACATTGGTTTGATCTCATCTCTTGGTGTTTATGCAAAAGTAAACGGAATGGGATTCATCGAAACTCCATACCGTAAAGTTACAGATGGTGTTGTTGATTTAGAAAGTGCACCAATTTATTTAAGTGCTGAAGAAGAAGAAGGTAAAATGATTGCTCAGGCAAACATTGAAATGGATGCTTCTGGTAAAATTACAGCTAGTAATGTTATTGCTCGTGAAGAGGGTGACTTCCCAGTTGTTGAACCAAGTTCAGTACATTATACAGACGTTGCTCCTAACCAGATCGCTTCGATTTCTGCATCTTTGATTCCTTTCTTGGAGCATGATGATGCGAACCGTGCGTTGATGGGATCAAACATGATGCGTCAGGCAGTTCCTTTGATCCGTCCTGAAGCACCGATTGTTGGTACAGGTTTAGAGCGTCAGGTAGCTTCAGATTCAAGAGTATTAATCAATGCTGAAGGGCATGGTACTGTTGAGTATGTTGATGCTAACATCATTACTATTAAATACGATCGTACAGAAGACGAGAGAATGGTAAGTTTTGATGCTGATGAGAAAACGTACAACTTAATTAAATTTAGAAAAACCAATCAAGGTACAAGTATCAACTTGAAGCCTATCGTAAGAAGAGGTGATAGAGTTGTTCCTGGGCAAGTATTGTCTGAAGGTTATGCTACTCAAAATGGAGAATTAGCTTTAGGTAGAAACTTAAAAGTTGCGTTCATGCCATGGAAAGGATATAACTTCGAGGATGCGATTGTAATTTCTGAAAAAGTAGTTCGCGATGATATTTTTACATCTATCCACGTTGATGATTATTCATTAGAGGTTAGAGATACTAAGTTAGGAAATGAAGAGTTAACAAACGATATTCCTAACGTTTCTGAAGAAGCTACTAAAGATTTAGATGAAAACGGTATGATTAGAATTGGAGCAGAGGTTAAACCTGGCGACATTTTGATCGGAAAAATTACACCAAAAGGAGAATCAGATCCAACTCCAGAGGAGAAATTGCTTCGTGCAATCTTCGGAGATAAAGCTGGTGATGTAAAAGATGCTTCATTAAAAGCTTCTCCATCTTTACATGGTGTAGTTCTTGACAAAAAATTATTTGCAAGAGCCGTAAAAGATAAACGTAAACGTACTCAAGATAAAGATGCTTTAGGCGCTTTAGAAATGGAGTTCGAAACTAAATTTGTTGAATTAAAAGACAGATTAGTTGAGAAATTATTCTTGATCGTTAACGGAAAAACATCTCAAGGTGTAATGAATGATTTGGGTGAAGAAGTTTTACCAAAAGGTAAAAAATATACTCAAAAAATGCTTTACGCAGTAGAAGATTTTGCTCACTTAAGCAAAGGTCAGTGGGTTGCTGATGACGCTACAAATAAAATGGTTAATGATTTAATTCATAACTACAAAATTAAGCTGAACGACTTACAAGGAGCTTTAAGAAGAGAGAAATTCACTATTACAGTTGGAGATGAATTACCATCTGGAATTTTGAAATTGGCAAAAATCTATATCGCTAAAAAACGTAAGTTAAAAGTTGGTGATAAAATGGCGGGACGTCACGGTAACAAAGGTATTGTTGCAAGAATCGTTCGTCATGAAGATATGCCTTTCTTAGAAGACGGAACACCAGTAGATATTGTATTGAATCCACTTGGGGTACCTTCGCGTATGAACATTGGTCAGATTTATGAGACTGTTCTTGGATGGGCTGGTATGAACTTGGGTAGAAAATTTGCTACTCCAATCTTCGACGGTGCTTCGCTTGACGAAATCAATGCTTTGACTGATGAGGCTAATGTACCACGTTTCGGACATACTTATCTTTATGATGGTGGAACTGGAGAGCGTTTTGCACAAAAAGCAACTGTGGGTGTAATTTACATGCTTAAATTAGGACACATGGTTGATGATAAGATGCACGCACGTTCTATCGGACCATACTCATTGATTACGCAACAGCCACTTGGAGGTAAGGCTCAATTTGGAGGTCAGCGTTTTGGAGAGATGGAGGTTTGGGCACTTGAGGCTTATGGAGCTTCTAGTACTTTACGTGAAATCTTAACTGTTAAGTCTGATGACGTTATTGGTAGAGCTAAAACTTACGAAGCTATCGTTAAGGGTGAAACTATGCCAGAACCAGGTTTACCAGAATCATTCAATGTATTAATGCACGAATTGAAAGGTCTAGGATTAGATCTTCGTTTGGAAGAATAA